From a single Ascaphus truei isolate aAscTru1 chromosome 2, aAscTru1.hap1, whole genome shotgun sequence genomic region:
- the LOC142476405 gene encoding uncharacterized protein LOC142476405 has protein sequence METNKKMIARRPKQEPLRPSFGPVAEEKKTSKGESTVSEVQVLNLQRNAISTASTPKAKKELTFLGHESPLCATENTLSKTELMVMEQIKGKPSLHKLSFSTETQSMDNLPLKRPIKLAPLNLPTEVKEAQLQKIMAIKDEAFLAKQKLSKQFCTDKITCEDKHMKGDPLNKVNLTEKTLPDMKKGNNCTTEKIPSVLTDFPLIIKPAFEKTQEAQCTNSKSKFKGSLQDPFPNNIKMNPLHSHNISAKGHFSSRHVNNQEEKHNRAKPVKTIGLNIECPHQKIGVEKKEKEPREPKKSFVSK, from the exons ATGGAAACAAATAAGAAAATGATAGCGCGGAGACCAAAACAAGAGCCGCTGAGACCCTCA TTTGGACCAGTAGCAGAAGAAAAAAAGACATCTAAAGGGGAAAGCACAGTCAGTGAAGTCCAAGTACTCAACCTGCAAAGAAATGCTATCTCCACAGCATCAACTCCCAAAGCAAAGAAAGAGCTCACATTTTTAGGTCATGAATCACCTCTGTGTGCTACAGAAAACACATTGAGTAAAACGGAATTGATGGTAATGGAGCAGATAAAAGGTAAACCCAGTCTCCACAAACTATCTTTCTCAACAGAGACACAAAGCATGGACAATTTGCCCTTGAAAAGGCCAATTAAATTAGCCCCATTAAATCTTCCAACAGAAGTAAAGGAGGCCCAACTTCAAAAAATCATGGCCATAAAAGATGAAGCCTTTCTTGCTAAACAAAAACTTTCCAAACAATTTTGTACAGACAAAATAACCTGTGAAGACAAACACATGAAGGGAGACCCATTGAATAAAGTAAATTTGACTGAGAAGACGTTGCCAGATATGAAAAAGGGCAACAATTGCACAACAGAGAAGATACCCTCAGTCCTTACAGATTTCCCACTAATCATAAAACCAGCATTTGAAAAAACCCAAGAAGCACAATGTACCAACTCAAAGTCAAAATTCAAGGGTAGCCTTCAAGATCCATTTCCTAATAATATCAAGATGAATCCCCTGCATTCTCATAACATTTCTGCCAAAGGACATTTCAGTTCAAGACATGTCAATAACCAAGAAGAAAAGCATAATAGAGCTAAGCCAGTAAAGACCATAGGATTGAATATCGAGTGTCCACATCAGAAAATTGGTgtcgagaaaaaagaaaaagaacccagGGAACCCAAAAAATCTTTTGTATCAAAATAA